A genomic stretch from Theobroma cacao cultivar B97-61/B2 chromosome 4, Criollo_cocoa_genome_V2, whole genome shotgun sequence includes:
- the LOC18603304 gene encoding uncharacterized protein LOC18603304 isoform X1: MWRRAGLSWRWNMHRRLCTAAPRQIVDEGDWFYSSEWWGSESESEFNGNTVYRTVSEKGNGVVSVLAYPSSRPNRVYWPETEKWLQQRYAKIDPGYEQNGHFRILGYQWRVLRFNDNTRQSTVKIMAAYRETEPGSICIMQLAQCLAIPYVKSMVSLGLSTIVSSNYDLMAAVNGKKRMHILCIGHGGGSLPLFLASKIQGAVIHAVEIDPIVITASVQAMGFPAFSVMTPSGKRALSKPDIINEVMWKGIHERLYLYESDAEKFVVENNNLYDIIFIDAYDGDDIFPNKLWDPHSPFLKSLSDQLHPKHGTVVVNLHADTNISNPNESVSYFYQRILPVGKYVSRVCKAYKDVLIGNEQTSSNGKAGSGIGFTISVPWVCNTSLVVCRGFGLSSGLVNRDMVVNTLISKSVKVDHMLDLPFSCLQYIKRDFTLV; the protein is encoded by the exons ATGTGGAGGAGAGCGGGGTTGAGCTGGAGATGGAATATGCACCGGCGGTTGTGCACGGCGGCACCACGCCAAATAGTGGATGAAGGTGACTGGTTTTACTCCTCTGAATGGTGGGGGTCCGAATCCGAGTCCGAATTCAATGGAAACACCGTCTATCGCACCGTCTCCGAGAAAGGGAACGGCGTTGTCTCGGTCCTCGCTTACCCTTCTTCTAGACCG AACAGAGTTTACTGGCCAGAAACAGAGAAGTGGCTTCAGCAAAGATATGCAAAGATTGATCCAGGTTATGAACAGAATGGACATTTTAGAATACTTGGATATCAATGGCGTGTCCTTCGCTTTAATGATAATACTCGCCAAAGTACAGTTAAAATAATGGCTGCTTACCGGGAAACTGAACCTGGCTCTATATGCATCATGCAGCTGGCACAATGCCTGGCTATTCCAT ATGTCAAGAGTATGGTGTCACTTGGATTGTCTACTATAGTATCCTCTAATTACGATCTAATGGCAGCAGTAAATGGGAAGAAAAGGATGCATATTCTATGCATTGGTCATGGTGGGGGAAGCTTGCCATTGTTTCTGGCTAGTAAAATTCAAG GTGCTGTGATCCATGCAGTTGAAATTGACCCCATTGTAATTACAGCATCAGTCCAAGCAATGGGCTTTCCAGCTTTTTCTGTCATGACCCCATCAGGCAAACGTGCCTTGTCAAAACCTGATATTATTAATGAAGTAATGTGGAAGGGCATCCATGAGAGGCTCTACCTCTACGAATCAGATGCTGAGAAGTTTGTCGTAGAGAACAACAATCTGTATGATATCATCTTCATTGATGCTTATGATGGCGATGACATCTTCCCTAACAAGCTATGGGATCCACATTCCCCCTTTCTCAAGTCTCTCAGTGACCAACTCCACCCCAAACATGGCACTGTGGTGGTGAACCTCCATGCTGACACCAATATCTCAAACCCCAACGAATCCGTTTCATACTTCTACCAGCGTATTCTGCCAGTAGGAAAGTATGTCTCCAGGGTTTGCAAAGCATACAAGGATGTCCTCATCGGGAACGAACAAACAAGCAGCAATGGGAAAGCCGGGAGTGGTATAGGATTCACTATATCAGTACCTTGGGTGTGCAACACATCTCTAGTTGTGTGCAGAGGATTCGGGTTGAGTAGTGGACTTGTTAACAGGGATATGGTAGTGAATACTCTCATATCCAAATCTGTTAAAGTAGACCATATGTTAGACTTACCCTTCTCATGCTTGCAGTATATAAAGAGAGATTTTACACTCGTTTGA
- the LOC108661804 gene encoding mitochondrial import receptor subunit TOM9-2-like, translated as MSFSGQGKKLGSGDNDDMGIIARLSRAVSDSPITDVTKRAASDAAYVTKKLLKSTGKAAWYAGTTFLVLIVPLIIEMDREQQFTDMELQQQSLLGSPPPLSPPK; from the coding sequence atgtCCTTCTCTGGGCAAGGCAAAAAGCTAGGCTCCGGCGACAACGACGACATGGGCATCATCGCTAGACTCTCCCGCGCTGTATCCGACTCCCCGATAACCGACGTCACCAAGAGAGCGGCCAGCGACGCCGCCTACGTGACCAAGAAGCTGTTGAAGAGCACGGGAAAAGCGGCGTGGTATGCGGGAACCACGTTCCTGGTCCTCATTGTCCCACTCATCATCGAGATGGACCGTGAACAGCAATTCACTGATATGGAGTTGCAGCAGCAGAGCCTCCTCGGCTCACCCCCTCCGCTCTCTCCTCCaaagtaa
- the LOC18603304 gene encoding uncharacterized protein LOC18603304 isoform X2, whose amino-acid sequence MKVTGFTPLNGGGPNPSPNSMETPSIAPSPRKGTALSRSSLTLLLDRVYWPETEKWLQQRYAKIDPGYEQNGHFRILGYQWRVLRFNDNTRQSTVKIMAAYRETEPGSICIMQLAQCLAIPYVKSMVSLGLSTIVSSNYDLMAAVNGKKRMHILCIGHGGGSLPLFLASKIQGAVIHAVEIDPIVITASVQAMGFPAFSVMTPSGKRALSKPDIINEVMWKGIHERLYLYESDAEKFVVENNNLYDIIFIDAYDGDDIFPNKLWDPHSPFLKSLSDQLHPKHGTVVVNLHADTNISNPNESVSYFYQRILPVGKYVSRVCKAYKDVLIGNEQTSSNGKAGSGIGFTISVPWVCNTSLVVCRGFGLSSGLVNRDMVVNTLISKSVKVDHMLDLPFSCLQYIKRDFTLV is encoded by the exons ATGAAGGTGACTGGTTTTACTCCTCTGAATGGTGGGGGTCCGAATCCGAGTCCGAATTCAATGGAAACACCGTCTATCGCACCGTCTCCGAGAAAGGGAACGGCGTTGTCTCGGTCCTCGCTTACCCTTCTTCTAGACCG AGTTTACTGGCCAGAAACAGAGAAGTGGCTTCAGCAAAGATATGCAAAGATTGATCCAGGTTATGAACAGAATGGACATTTTAGAATACTTGGATATCAATGGCGTGTCCTTCGCTTTAATGATAATACTCGCCAAAGTACAGTTAAAATAATGGCTGCTTACCGGGAAACTGAACCTGGCTCTATATGCATCATGCAGCTGGCACAATGCCTGGCTATTCCAT ATGTCAAGAGTATGGTGTCACTTGGATTGTCTACTATAGTATCCTCTAATTACGATCTAATGGCAGCAGTAAATGGGAAGAAAAGGATGCATATTCTATGCATTGGTCATGGTGGGGGAAGCTTGCCATTGTTTCTGGCTAGTAAAATTCAAG GTGCTGTGATCCATGCAGTTGAAATTGACCCCATTGTAATTACAGCATCAGTCCAAGCAATGGGCTTTCCAGCTTTTTCTGTCATGACCCCATCAGGCAAACGTGCCTTGTCAAAACCTGATATTATTAATGAAGTAATGTGGAAGGGCATCCATGAGAGGCTCTACCTCTACGAATCAGATGCTGAGAAGTTTGTCGTAGAGAACAACAATCTGTATGATATCATCTTCATTGATGCTTATGATGGCGATGACATCTTCCCTAACAAGCTATGGGATCCACATTCCCCCTTTCTCAAGTCTCTCAGTGACCAACTCCACCCCAAACATGGCACTGTGGTGGTGAACCTCCATGCTGACACCAATATCTCAAACCCCAACGAATCCGTTTCATACTTCTACCAGCGTATTCTGCCAGTAGGAAAGTATGTCTCCAGGGTTTGCAAAGCATACAAGGATGTCCTCATCGGGAACGAACAAACAAGCAGCAATGGGAAAGCCGGGAGTGGTATAGGATTCACTATATCAGTACCTTGGGTGTGCAACACATCTCTAGTTGTGTGCAGAGGATTCGGGTTGAGTAGTGGACTTGTTAACAGGGATATGGTAGTGAATACTCTCATATCCAAATCTGTTAAAGTAGACCATATGTTAGACTTACCCTTCTCATGCTTGCAGTATATAAAGAGAGATTTTACACTCGTTTGA